A genomic window from Salvia hispanica cultivar TCC Black 2014 chromosome 5, UniMelb_Shisp_WGS_1.0, whole genome shotgun sequence includes:
- the LOC125187465 gene encoding homeobox-leucine zipper protein HAT5-like, whose protein sequence is MAGSAADAPIKPKKRNFDRSLHSIAAESSLGSDTMLNFGAVDGAKRSRNMVYSPFDQEEFGEDYLDEYFNQQEKKRRLTVDQVQFLERSFEADNKLEPDRKIQLAKELGLQPRQIAVWFQNRRARWKTKQLETDYETFHARYTTLKTDYDNLLKENDKLKAEVLRLKQNDLGGDAMKVNLQLLDCKGLPEVMMPTEANVRKISDDEESNVAALGFKNEQQSSSKSEVSNAGSPRLTDGINSPLLESGVSSHAFDRDYSDSSQIGEDNLHEEPDYVFPLNSFYYEFPVEDRAFNFW, encoded by the exons G GCTCGGATACAATGCTCAACTTCGGAGCTGTTGATGGTGCAAAGAGATCCAGAAACATGGTTTACTCACCTTTTGATCAAGAAGAGTTTGGAGAGGATTACTTGGATGAGTATTTTAATCAGCAAGAAAAGAAGAGGCGCCTTACTGTCGACCAAGTCCAGTTTCTCGAGAGGAGTTTTGAGGCAGACAATAAACTTGAGCCGGACAGGAAGATTCAGCTTGCTAAAGAGCTGGGGTTGCAGCCTCGACAGATTGCTGTGTGGTTCCAAAATCGCAGGGCGCGATGGAAGACAAAGCAGCTAGAAACAGATTATGAAACATTTCATGCAAGATACACGACCCTGAAAACCGACTATGATAATCTTTTGAAGGAGAACGATAAATTAAAGGCAGAG GTTCTTCGCCTCAAACAAAACGACCTTGGTGGAGATGCAATGAAAGTAAACTTACAATTACTCGACTGCAAAGGGCTCCCTGAAGTGATGATGCCTACAGAAGCCAATGTGCGCAAGATTTCTGACGATGAAGAGTCCAATGTGGCAGCCTTGGGTTTCAAGAATGAACAACAGAGCTCATCGAAGAGTGAAGTGAGTAATGCGGGCAGTCCGAGGTTGACTGATGGGATTAACTCTCCTCTGTTAGAATCTGGTGTTTCGTCTCATGCCTTTGATCGCGACTACTCAGATTCATCACAGATTGGAGAAGACAACTTACATGAAGAGCCTGATTATGTCTTTCCTCTGAATTCCTTTTACTATGAATTTCCCGTTGAAGATCGTGCCTTCAACTTCTGGTGA